In a single window of the bacterium genome:
- the nuoB gene encoding NADH-quinone oxidoreductase subunit NuoB, with protein MGNVKLWGLKKSPWVFHVAAASCNNCDIEILDVLTPRWDVERFGIVLVGSPRHADALLVTGVLNKKSLPRVLRVYEQTPKPCLVIGVGTCACNCHMFEHSYTAVGTYDKHIPVDVYIPGCPPKPEAIIMGVVKALKRL; from the coding sequence GTGGGTAACGTCAAGTTGTGGGGTTTGAAAAAATCGCCGTGGGTGTTCCATGTAGCGGCGGCATCATGCAACAACTGTGATATTGAGATACTCGACGTGCTGACGCCGCGCTGGGATGTTGAGCGGTTTGGGATCGTTCTGGTGGGTTCGCCGCGCCACGCGGATGCGTTGCTGGTTACCGGGGTTCTGAACAAAAAGAGCCTGCCCCGGGTGCTCCGGGTGTACGAGCAGACGCCCAAACCCTGTCTGGTCATCGGCGTGGGCACGTGCGCCTGCAATTGCCATATGTTCGAACACTCTTACACTGCGGTCGGAACTTATGACAAGCATATCCCGGTCGACGTGTACATCCCGGGCTGCCCGCCCAAACCCGAAGCGATAATTATGGGCGTGGTCAAGGCTCTTAAGAGGTTATGA
- a CDS encoding nickel-dependent hydrogenase large subunit, whose protein sequence is MKRIIPIGPYHPLQEEPEFFKLIVEGEKVIDMEINLGYNHRGHEYLATTMTYDQVPFLVERICGICSDSHPYAYVMAVEDAWKIKAPPRAQYIRTIVAELERLHSHFLWVGLAGHFIGYNTVWMWVWRYREPILDLFELIMGNRNHYAVNKVAGARRDILPEDFPRIEKVLNEVEKKAELFTKAVLDDPVIRARLEGVGILPKADAIAYGVLGPTARASGCAIDVRKDDPYDAYDKIDWNTIVFNEGDVLAKAKVRLLECFESIKIIRQCLKQMPDGPIEERIAEIPVGEGIGRHEAPRGEVFHYVRSDGSNMPVRHKIRAPSYMNIPSNVVAVKGYSIADAALVLAAVDPCYCCTERTAVYVDGKKKFSGLDLLKLSWQKTEKIKKRYGNQLYRTLSGT, encoded by the coding sequence ATGAAGCGGATCATACCGATCGGGCCCTATCACCCGTTACAGGAGGAGCCGGAGTTCTTCAAGCTGATTGTCGAGGGCGAAAAAGTCATCGATATGGAGATCAATCTCGGCTACAATCACCGCGGTCATGAATACCTGGCAACCACGATGACCTATGACCAGGTTCCTTTTCTCGTTGAAAGGATATGCGGCATATGCTCGGATTCTCATCCATACGCTTATGTCATGGCCGTGGAAGATGCCTGGAAGATCAAAGCGCCTCCTCGAGCGCAATACATCCGGACCATCGTCGCCGAGCTGGAGCGGCTCCACTCGCATTTTCTCTGGGTCGGTCTTGCCGGGCATTTTATCGGTTACAATACGGTCTGGATGTGGGTGTGGCGGTACCGGGAACCGATCCTTGATCTCTTCGAGCTGATCATGGGCAACCGCAACCACTACGCAGTGAACAAGGTGGCAGGCGCACGGCGTGATATCCTGCCCGAAGATTTTCCCCGGATCGAAAAAGTACTGAACGAAGTGGAAAAGAAAGCAGAACTGTTCACTAAAGCCGTGCTCGACGACCCGGTGATCAGGGCGCGGTTAGAGGGGGTTGGTATTCTGCCGAAGGCCGATGCCATCGCTTACGGCGTGCTCGGTCCCACGGCCCGGGCGTCCGGTTGTGCGATCGACGTGCGTAAAGACGATCCCTATGACGCTTATGACAAGATCGACTGGAACACGATCGTTTTCAACGAGGGTGACGTGCTGGCCAAGGCCAAAGTAAGGCTGCTGGAATGCTTCGAATCCATCAAGATCATCCGTCAGTGTCTCAAGCAGATGCCGGATGGCCCGATCGAGGAAAGAATAGCGGAAATACCGGTCGGCGAAGGGATCGGCCGGCACGAAGCGCCGAGGGGCGAAGTATTCCACTATGTCCGTAGCGATGGTTCTAATATGCCGGTCCGGCATAAGATACGCGCGCCCAGCTATATGAATATTCCCTCCAATGTCGTGGCGGTCAAAGGTTATTCCATCGCTGACGCAGCGTTGGTCCTGGCGGCGGTCGATCCCTGCTACTGCTGTACTGAAAGAACTGCGGTATATGTGGATGGCAAAAAGAAATTTTCCGGCCTTGACCTGCTGAAACTTTCCTGGCAGAAAACCGAGAAGATCAAAAAGCGATACGGAAACCAGCTGTACAGGACTTTGTCGGGAACATGA
- a CDS encoding complex I subunit 1 family protein produces the protein MNVLTTIFAYVVFPGFIFTAFAGLFLTWVERKVTARVQWRVGPPWYQPYADFLKLLLKETMVPEGASKFLFFLAPLIGLIAVTTLSVMLFIMNFRPGSSFIGDLIVIIYLFALLPLSIIIGGSASKNPLASIGASREMTLYFAYELPFLLATATVILKSGGSIYVSKILASQAAHPHLYSVSGVIACVVMLLSAQAKVGYVPFDTPEAEQEIMSGPYIEYSGVALAVYRLTRAMMLVVLPVYIITMLWGGLTSWTALLKFLLIIVLMVLIKNTNPRLRIDQALKFFWFVLGPVAVIGLILAFLGF, from the coding sequence ATGAACGTGTTGACGACCATCTTCGCGTACGTGGTCTTTCCGGGTTTTATCTTCACCGCGTTCGCCGGGTTATTTCTCACGTGGGTTGAACGCAAGGTGACCGCGCGCGTTCAGTGGAGAGTAGGCCCGCCATGGTACCAGCCATACGCTGATTTTCTTAAACTGTTGTTGAAAGAAACGATGGTTCCCGAGGGAGCCTCAAAATTTCTTTTCTTCCTCGCGCCGCTGATCGGTCTGATAGCGGTCACCACGCTGTCGGTGATGCTCTTCATCATGAATTTTCGGCCCGGGTCATCTTTTATTGGCGATCTTATTGTGATAATATATCTTTTTGCGCTGCTGCCGCTGTCGATAATCATCGGTGGCTCGGCGTCGAAAAACCCCCTTGCCAGCATCGGCGCTTCGAGGGAGATGACGCTGTACTTTGCCTATGAACTGCCGTTCCTGCTCGCCACGGCCACGGTCATCCTTAAATCAGGCGGCAGTATCTATGTCTCGAAGATCTTGGCGTCTCAAGCCGCGCACCCCCATCTTTATTCGGTTTCAGGCGTGATCGCATGTGTCGTCATGCTGCTTTCGGCTCAGGCAAAGGTTGGTTATGTTCCTTTCGATACGCCAGAGGCGGAGCAGGAGATCATGAGCGGTCCGTATATCGAATATTCGGGTGTCGCGCTGGCTGTGTACCGGCTCACGCGCGCGATGATGCTGGTCGTTCTGCCGGTGTACATTATCACTATGCTCTGGGGCGGGCTCACCAGCTGGACTGCGCTGCTGAAATTCCTGTTGATCATCGTTCTTATGGTCCTGATCAAAAACACGAACCCGCGTTTGAGGATAGACCAGGCGCTTAAATTTTTCTGGTTCGTCCTTGGGCCGGTAGCGGTCATTGGTTTGATACTGGCTTTTTTGGGCTTTTAA
- a CDS encoding cyclodeaminase/cyclohydrolase family protein encodes MEYHLSGKAHEGSLFDFLTALSDATPTPGGGSVAALQGALGT; translated from the coding sequence ATGGAGTATCATCTCAGCGGTAAAGCCCATGAAGGGTCATTATTCGATTTTCTCACCGCCTTGTCCGATGCCACACCGACGCCGGGCGGCGGCAGCGTGGCGGCGCTGCAGGGAGCGCTGGGGACCG
- a CDS encoding 4Fe-4S dicluster domain-containing protein, with protein sequence MAQRIVLDLDVCCGCRSCEAACRAAFKGEARIRHADLEVTAYLPLACKHCTEPLCAAACPVSAITRDEATGIVQRSAYICTGCHSCALACPFGVIDMPLVRRISQKCNLCRDREAGPRCVAACSSGALKYLSDEEIDKLELGVRFVSKDAFVRRK encoded by the coding sequence ATGGCGCAAAGAATAGTGCTCGATCTTGACGTATGCTGCGGGTGCCGGTCCTGCGAGGCTGCCTGCCGCGCTGCCTTTAAAGGCGAGGCACGCATCCGCCATGCCGATCTTGAGGTAACTGCCTATCTGCCTCTGGCCTGCAAGCACTGCACCGAGCCTCTCTGCGCCGCAGCCTGCCCCGTGTCAGCCATTACCCGCGATGAGGCGACCGGCATCGTGCAGCGGTCCGCTTACATATGCACGGGCTGCCACAGTTGCGCGCTGGCCTGTCCTTTCGGGGTCATCGACATGCCGCTGGTGCGCCGCATATCGCAGAAATGCAACCTCTGCCGCGACCGCGAAGCGGGTCCGCGCTGCGTGGCCGCTTGTTCATCGGGCGCGTTGAAGTATCTGAGCGATGAGGAGATCGACAAACTGGAGCTCGGCGTGCGCTTTGTTTCAAAGGACGCGTTCGTGAGGAGAAAATAA
- the hutI gene encoding imidazolonepropionase, protein MTSLLIKKASEILTMTDGIGLIKDSSIMIDDGVVKHVGKIDGHVKGETIDARGCLVIPGFVDAHTHLVFAGSREHEFELRNSGIKYEKIAKQGGGIFSTVLETRKASEDDLFSLGMKRIEKIMQSGTTTVEIKSGYGLSKSEEIKMLRVIKRLKEHAPIDVVPTYLVHAIPPQMKARDYIDMVNEEIIPEVARDKLAAFCDIFCDKTAFTRKQSELVLIRAREFNLKLKIHADELTNSGGATLAAKLGCTSADHLIFTTRSGIKDMKKSGVIPVLLPGTSLFLKSKVKPKIHLFMKYRTPVAISSDYNPGTCMIYSMPVIMSLACMLYGLTAEKAFEAATINSARALDIADRVGSLRPGGQADVVILNTDHFGKVPYQCAEPMVRMVIKKGKIVYGKNS, encoded by the coding sequence ATGACGTCACTTTTGATCAAAAAAGCCTCCGAGATCCTCACCATGACCGACGGCATCGGACTGATCAAGGACAGCTCGATCATGATCGATGACGGGGTCGTCAAACATGTCGGGAAGATCGACGGGCACGTCAAAGGAGAAACGATCGATGCCCGGGGATGCCTTGTCATACCCGGTTTTGTCGACGCGCATACCCATCTTGTCTTTGCCGGATCGCGCGAGCACGAGTTCGAGCTGAGGAATTCAGGCATTAAATACGAAAAGATCGCGAAACAGGGCGGCGGTATTTTCAGCACGGTTCTGGAAACCCGCAAGGCCAGCGAAGACGACCTGTTCAGTCTGGGGATGAAAAGGATCGAAAAGATCATGCAAAGCGGGACCACGACCGTGGAAATAAAGAGCGGTTACGGGCTTTCAAAAAGCGAAGAGATCAAGATGCTACGGGTGATAAAGCGCCTTAAGGAGCACGCGCCGATCGATGTTGTACCAACTTACCTGGTTCATGCGATACCGCCGCAGATGAAGGCGCGCGATTACATCGACATGGTCAACGAAGAGATCATCCCCGAGGTGGCAAGGGATAAGCTCGCTGCGTTCTGCGATATTTTCTGCGACAAGACCGCCTTTACCCGGAAGCAAAGCGAACTGGTGCTCATCCGCGCCCGGGAATTCAACTTGAAATTGAAGATCCATGCCGACGAACTAACCAATTCAGGGGGCGCCACTCTCGCCGCCAAACTGGGTTGCACGTCGGCCGATCATCTGATTTTTACGACCAGGTCCGGTATCAAGGACATGAAGAAATCGGGCGTGATACCCGTCCTCCTGCCGGGGACATCCCTGTTCCTGAAATCAAAGGTAAAACCCAAAATCCATCTGTTCATGAAGTACCGAACACCGGTAGCGATCAGTTCGGATTACAACCCCGGCACCTGTATGATCTACTCGATGCCGGTGATCATGTCGCTGGCCTGCATGCTTTACGGATTGACCGCAGAAAAGGCGTTCGAGGCAGCGACCATAAACAGCGCCCGCGCCCTGGACATTGCGGACCGGGTTGGATCGCTGAGGCCGGGCGGACAGGCCGATGTGGTGATCCTCAACACCGATCATTTCGGCAAAGTTCCGTACCAATGCGCAGAACCGATGGTAAGAATGGTCATAAAAAAGGGGAAGATAGTCTATGGAAAGAATAGTTGA
- a CDS encoding NADH-quinone oxidoreductase subunit C — MTAAKKDGGMRKEYSPDLIADLEKKYPGLEVKVHAPRRVYLTIDRALAHDLAQYLFEIKKCRFSIATGIDTRRGIEIIYNFSHDASGTYYNVKTVAPKDDLSIKSLTDFLPAANWIEREIHELLGVDFIGHPNLAPLLTPDDWPDTAYPLRRDYEDKQR, encoded by the coding sequence ATGACCGCAGCAAAAAAGGACGGCGGTATGCGCAAAGAGTATTCACCGGATCTGATCGCTGATCTGGAAAAGAAATACCCGGGTCTGGAGGTCAAGGTCCACGCACCCCGCCGGGTCTACCTCACGATCGACCGAGCTTTAGCCCATGACCTGGCGCAGTACCTTTTCGAAATAAAAAAATGCCGTTTTTCGATCGCTACCGGTATCGATACAAGACGCGGTATCGAGATCATATACAATTTCTCGCATGACGCGTCAGGCACGTATTATAACGTGAAGACCGTCGCGCCCAAGGATGATCTGAGCATCAAAAGCCTGACTGATTTCCTGCCCGCGGCGAACTGGATCGAGCGGGAGATCCATGAGCTTCTGGGCGTGGATTTTATCGGGCATCCGAATCTGGCACCCCTGCTGACGCCTGATGATTGGCCTGATACAGCGTATCCACTGCGCCGGGATTACGAGGATAAGCAAAGGTAG
- a CDS encoding 4Fe-4S dicluster domain-containing protein codes for MSHRLLPEKNILEFIEALSHQGTVYYSAVIDKKRHFVRYGQEPLLVPDFSGIRTAENMKHFFLPSRDTVARFPVDIDRRKRETLYLIGLKGCDLHGLDVHDRVFEKWEPADPFYKDKRSNTVIISADCPEPEPTCFCNLVGGKPYGEEMCDINVTRLKNGLFFDARTDRGEAIVSDNQRLFSDAQREHEEERDAVRRHAMQRLEEINPKGLKENLAWLIEKAPKAAIRKARDACVECFACLHACPTCYCFLLSDYQKGTDMERVRSWDACYYAAYARVGGGANPRSAIDERFWNRFQCKFNYFPQYEKKRACSGCGRCFSGCSAKIDIREVMQSL; via the coding sequence ATGAGCCATCGCTTACTCCCGGAAAAAAATATTTTAGAGTTCATCGAAGCCCTTTCACACCAAGGGACCGTTTACTATTCGGCGGTAATAGACAAAAAAAGACATTTTGTACGTTATGGTCAGGAACCGCTGCTCGTACCTGATTTCTCGGGGATCCGGACGGCTGAGAACATGAAGCATTTCTTTTTGCCGTCGCGCGATACGGTCGCGCGGTTCCCGGTCGATATCGATCGACGCAAGCGTGAGACCTTATACCTTATCGGTCTGAAGGGCTGCGACCTCCACGGTCTTGATGTGCATGACCGGGTATTCGAGAAATGGGAACCAGCAGATCCCTTTTACAAGGACAAGCGGTCCAACACCGTGATTATCTCGGCGGACTGCCCCGAACCCGAACCGACCTGTTTCTGCAACCTCGTCGGCGGGAAACCCTATGGCGAAGAAATGTGCGATATAAACGTCACCCGATTAAAGAACGGATTGTTTTTTGATGCCAGGACCGACCGAGGCGAGGCTATCGTCAGCGACAATCAAAGATTGTTCAGTGATGCACAGCGCGAGCATGAGGAAGAGCGCGACGCGGTGCGGCGCCATGCTATGCAGCGGCTGGAGGAGATCAATCCCAAGGGTTTGAAAGAGAACCTGGCTTGGCTGATCGAAAAGGCGCCTAAAGCGGCGATCCGCAAGGCCCGTGACGCGTGTGTGGAGTGCTTTGCCTGCCTGCATGCATGTCCGACCTGTTATTGTTTCCTCCTCAGCGATTATCAGAAAGGGACGGACATGGAGCGCGTGCGGAGCTGGGATGCGTGTTACTATGCGGCATACGCGCGGGTAGGCGGCGGCGCCAACCCGCGAAGCGCGATCGATGAGCGGTTCTGGAACCGCTTCCAGTGCAAGTTCAATTACTTCCCGCAATACGAAAAGAAACGGGCCTGCTCCGGATGCGGCCGTTGTTTCAGCGGCTGTTCAGCAAAGATCGACATCAGGGAGGTCATGCAATCGCTATGA
- a CDS encoding molybdopterin dinucleotide binding domain-containing protein: protein MAANKRTLCPLCGYGCELEVVFDDLGVRGVEYPKGSPNSGRLCPRGSASAIYLDHPRRLTQPLKNDRPVTWDRISKDLQKMVAEPEKLAVVFDRNITHEEYSRLVAFCHANSIDQYASAYLESESALSSLIHEQASFSPEQIDKAQVICLVGDVFNQSPMISKEIIAWRLRDRKNRLVVIDSMKTHTAAFATDFLKAKAGTEPLVLLLLALVDLEDQGIEETTGVAAATINGISQLIKNAGSGGLMFASVPFGRSYDDSLWTEGLRLLRDHSGMKLVPLYEFAGYPGGVDFAMIMDRIREKRIKNLLCLGELFPHHYPQLAKELKGVHLVAATPWRVGSCTAMPLALNIEKAGTVTTIFGEKTISGAVLAPSGVRTILELLPLPGNTSPAEKKSAAAPRLAANLKARVGQAVERSRQRKKKSYRLVGEKLAFCFGAFFEPEMLKINPEDAAALRVKDGETVVVESAQSRQSLPAKISHDTDPGVIAVPAETSLTRGLFDYWIDEQTVRFMPTAVKIWRKE, encoded by the coding sequence ATGGCAGCAAACAAACGAACGCTGTGTCCGCTCTGCGGATATGGTTGCGAACTGGAGGTTGTCTTTGACGATCTTGGAGTCAGGGGTGTCGAATACCCAAAAGGCTCGCCGAATAGCGGACGCCTGTGCCCGCGCGGCAGCGCGTCGGCCATTTACCTGGACCATCCGCGCCGGCTGACACAGCCCCTCAAGAACGACCGTCCCGTTACCTGGGACAGGATCAGCAAGGATCTGCAGAAGATGGTCGCTGAGCCGGAGAAACTGGCGGTTGTATTCGACCGGAACATCACGCATGAGGAATACAGCCGGCTGGTTGCGTTCTGCCACGCTAATTCTATTGATCAGTACGCCTCGGCATACCTGGAATCAGAGTCGGCGCTGTCGTCTTTGATCCATGAGCAGGCATCCTTTTCACCGGAGCAGATCGATAAAGCGCAGGTCATCTGCCTTGTAGGGGATGTATTCAATCAAAGTCCGATGATCTCAAAAGAAATCATCGCCTGGCGTTTGCGCGACCGGAAGAACCGTCTGGTCGTTATCGATTCGATGAAAACGCACACCGCCGCTTTTGCCACGGATTTTCTTAAAGCAAAGGCCGGCACCGAACCGCTGGTCTTGCTATTACTGGCCTTGGTCGATCTCGAGGACCAGGGGATCGAGGAGACAACTGGCGTGGCGGCCGCAACCATCAACGGCATATCGCAGCTTATTAAGAACGCGGGCTCGGGCGGGCTCATGTTCGCTTCCGTGCCTTTTGGACGCTCGTATGATGACTCGCTCTGGACCGAAGGACTCAGGCTTTTGCGTGATCACTCGGGCATGAAATTGGTACCGCTTTACGAGTTTGCCGGTTATCCCGGCGGCGTTGATTTTGCCATGATCATGGACCGCATCAGGGAAAAGCGGATAAAGAACCTGTTATGCCTGGGCGAGCTCTTTCCGCACCATTATCCTCAACTGGCAAAGGAGTTGAAAGGCGTCCACCTGGTCGCTGCCACGCCATGGCGGGTGGGATCTTGCACGGCCATGCCTTTGGCTTTGAACATCGAAAAGGCGGGGACCGTGACGACAATCTTTGGTGAAAAGACGATCAGCGGGGCGGTCCTGGCGCCCAGCGGTGTGCGGACGATCTTAGAACTGCTGCCGCTGCCTGGAAATACCAGTCCGGCTGAAAAAAAATCAGCGGCAGCGCCAAGGCTTGCCGCAAACCTTAAAGCCCGGGTCGGACAGGCCGTAGAGCGGTCCCGGCAGCGGAAGAAAAAGAGTTACCGGCTGGTAGGCGAAAAACTAGCTTTTTGTTTTGGCGCGTTTTTCGAACCGGAGATGCTCAAGATCAATCCCGAGGATGCCGCGGCTCTGCGCGTCAAGGATGGCGAAACGGTCGTTGTCGAATCGGCGCAATCCCGGCAGAGCCTGCCGGCAAAGATCTCTCATGATACAGACCCGGGCGTGATCGCGGTGCCGGCCGAGACCAGCCTGACCAGGGGTCTTTTTGATTACTGGATCGATGAACAAACGGTCCGCTTCATGCCGACCGCAGTTAAGATATGGCGCAAAGAATAG
- a CDS encoding FAD/NAD(P)-binding protein — translation MNPYYPIAVKIKKIISETPAITTFILDQRPIDFLAGQFAELTIPGVGEAPFTPSSSPHADDMEFTIMRVGKVTRELFKLSEGDTVGVRGPFGKPYPLDAFKGKDIFIVGGGVGFAPLRALFLALLSQARDFKKIYIRYGARTPADIVYKYLIPQWQELKNVDLLTTVDVGDQTWTGRVGVVTTILDKIPVDVKAAPTIVCGPPLMMKFSTQRLLEAGFKDENIFLSMEKNMSCGIGKCNHCRLGHFYVCKDGPVLTWRDVKDIREPFL, via the coding sequence ATGAACCCATATTATCCGATCGCGGTCAAGATCAAGAAGATCATATCGGAAACCCCCGCGATCACGACCTTTATCCTTGACCAGCGGCCGATCGATTTCCTCGCCGGTCAGTTTGCCGAGCTGACTATACCGGGCGTCGGCGAAGCGCCGTTCACACCTTCTTCATCACCGCATGCCGATGACATGGAGTTTACCATAATGCGGGTCGGTAAGGTGACGCGCGAGCTTTTTAAACTGAGCGAGGGCGATACGGTCGGCGTGCGCGGGCCTTTCGGCAAGCCTTACCCCCTGGACGCGTTCAAGGGCAAGGACATATTCATCGTCGGCGGCGGGGTCGGTTTTGCCCCATTGCGCGCCCTGTTTCTGGCATTGCTCAGCCAGGCTCGCGATTTCAAAAAGATATACATCCGGTATGGTGCCCGCACGCCGGCGGATATTGTCTATAAATATTTGATCCCTCAATGGCAGGAATTGAAGAACGTCGATCTCCTGACCACGGTCGATGTTGGCGATCAGACCTGGACCGGTCGCGTCGGTGTTGTGACAACCATCCTGGACAAGATCCCCGTGGACGTAAAAGCCGCCCCGACGATCGTCTGCGGCCCGCCACTCATGATGAAGTTCTCGACCCAGCGTTTACTTGAGGCCGGCTTTAAGGATGAAAATATCTTCCTGTCGATGGAAAAGAACATGTCCTGCGGTATTGGCAAATGCAACCACTGCCGCCTGGGTCATTTCTACGTGTGCAAGGACGGTCCGGTTCTGACCTGGCGTGATGTCAAGGACATCCGGGAGCCGTTCCTATGA